One part of the Oligoflexus sp. genome encodes these proteins:
- the speA gene encoding biosynthetic arginine decarboxylase: MNIQQIQEARELYGIDGWGAGYFSIADNGNVVCHPTGEEHLFIDLPEAISKAKSLGIHAPMIMRFPQIIENQIARLHTAFKDAMWEYNYQGSHRAVFPFKVNQRREFIDSIVDCGLKYNYGLEVGSKPEFIAALAYDLSPDALFVCNGFKDREFIDLGFVANAMGKNAVLVVEGPDELQMILDQAKIDPKHCPYIGIRVKLYSRGSGKWAKSSGESSKFGLTTIEVLQCLKMLDEANLRDRLYMLHFHIGSQVTEIKRIKNAIKEASRVYAKVHKMNFKPVCLNIGGGVGVDYDGSKTSFASSANYSLQELANDVIYEIGEVCKNEDVPSPQIVTESGRVIAAYHSIVITDIREVQSTESFSAAGEYEFFPQEKNGSHKGLSELKYILDNINRKNFVEYYHDAIEYYEEMFTLFNLGYVTLQDRANAEQLFYRICRRALFFSSYEKHQPEEFENLQQRMVSKFLANFSIFQSIPDSWSIDQLFPVIPLSHHEKKPTHKATIVDITCDSDGCLEKFIDRRDMRNVLDLHSPSAKPYYLGFFLVGAYQESLANEHNLFGAINEAEIIMKSDGRWEITKTTTGDPIEELLTSRNYEMPLLWESFFKQLNTAIGKDLCTEDEAERIKARLKTYLESSPYLREGG; the protein is encoded by the coding sequence ATGAATATCCAGCAGATACAGGAAGCTCGCGAACTCTACGGCATCGACGGCTGGGGCGCCGGCTATTTTAGCATTGCTGACAATGGCAATGTCGTCTGCCACCCCACAGGTGAAGAACATCTTTTTATTGATTTGCCAGAGGCTATCAGTAAAGCGAAGTCGCTGGGCATTCATGCGCCTATGATCATGCGTTTTCCGCAGATTATCGAAAACCAGATCGCTCGCCTCCACACCGCGTTCAAGGACGCGATGTGGGAGTATAACTATCAAGGAAGCCACCGCGCTGTATTCCCTTTCAAGGTGAACCAGCGTCGTGAGTTCATCGACAGCATCGTGGACTGCGGCCTGAAATACAACTACGGCCTGGAAGTCGGTTCCAAGCCCGAGTTTATCGCGGCCCTTGCCTACGATCTGAGTCCTGACGCCCTCTTCGTCTGTAACGGTTTCAAAGACCGCGAATTCATCGACCTCGGCTTCGTGGCGAACGCCATGGGCAAGAACGCTGTGCTCGTCGTCGAAGGACCGGACGAACTGCAGATGATCCTGGATCAGGCGAAGATCGACCCGAAACACTGCCCCTACATCGGTATCCGTGTGAAGCTTTACAGCCGCGGCTCCGGGAAATGGGCGAAGTCCTCGGGCGAATCGTCGAAATTCGGTCTGACGACTATCGAAGTGCTCCAGTGTCTGAAGATGCTCGACGAAGCGAACCTTCGCGATCGCCTTTACATGCTGCACTTCCACATCGGTTCCCAGGTGACCGAGATCAAGCGCATCAAAAACGCGATCAAGGAAGCCTCGCGCGTTTACGCGAAAGTCCACAAGATGAACTTCAAGCCTGTGTGTTTGAACATCGGTGGCGGCGTGGGCGTCGACTATGACGGCAGCAAAACCTCGTTCGCGTCGAGCGCCAACTACTCCCTGCAGGAGCTGGCCAACGACGTGATCTACGAGATCGGTGAAGTCTGTAAGAACGAAGACGTGCCGAGCCCCCAGATCGTGACCGAATCCGGTCGCGTGATCGCGGCTTATCACTCGATCGTGATTACCGACATCCGTGAAGTGCAAAGCACCGAAAGCTTTTCGGCGGCTGGCGAATATGAGTTCTTTCCCCAGGAAAAGAACGGCTCGCACAAGGGTCTCTCGGAACTGAAGTACATTCTGGATAACATCAACAGAAAGAACTTCGTCGAGTACTACCATGATGCGATCGAATACTATGAAGAGATGTTCACGCTCTTCAACCTGGGCTATGTGACTTTGCAGGATCGTGCGAACGCTGAGCAGCTGTTCTACCGGATCTGCCGCCGGGCCCTGTTCTTCTCGTCCTACGAGAAGCACCAGCCCGAGGAATTCGAGAACCTGCAGCAGCGCATGGTGAGCAAGTTCCTGGCGAACTTCTCGATCTTCCAGTCCATCCCGGACTCCTGGTCGATCGATCAGCTGTTCCCAGTGATTCCTTTGTCTCATCATGAGAAGAAGCCAACGCACAAGGCCACGATCGTTGACATCACCTGCGACTCGGACGGTTGCCTGGAGAAATTCATCGACCGCCGCGATATGCGGAATGTCCTGGATCTGCACTCCCCTTCGGCGAAGCCCTACTACCTGGGCTTCTTCCTGGTGGGTGCCTATCAGGAATCGTTGGCCAACGAGCATAACCTCTTCGGCGCGATCAACGAGGCGGAAATCATCATGAAGAGCGACGGTCGTTGGGAAATTACCAAGACCACCACCGGCGATCCGATTGAAGAACTCCTGACCTCCCGTAACTATGAAATGCCCTTACTGTGGGAAAGCTTCTTTAAGCAGCTGAATACCGCCATCGGTAAGGATCTTTGTACGGAAGACGAAGCGGAGCGAATCAAAGCCCGCCTCAAAACTTATCTTGAGTCCTCGCCTTACCTTCGGGAAGGCGGCTGA
- a CDS encoding sensor domain-containing diguanylate cyclase has product MSEAVKSLDNLESITTEFARFEHFVKVLLDAYVVIDAQGRVVKANQMLAQVTGQKLRQLLKADSLDSIMTFSLDGKTIGFKELLEYDSPIRIDEVRGHVAGKADGETLNLILGIYPFVQQSTGQKLGFFLLLRDVTAETNLQDQYKDKAIQSITDPLTTLFTRAYFEEYLTGQVSRMEALPENERYHISVVMCDIDFFKKINDKYGHQAGDYVLKNVSRIMKQTFRKTDVCCRYGGEEFLVILPAATFENAAIAANKLRQAVQDEVMIFEEQHIPVTLSCGVATIQIGKETYSEAMARADAALYDSKHQGRNMVSLHDGAKIINTARTATGS; this is encoded by the coding sequence ATGTCAGAAGCGGTAAAAAGTTTGGACAACCTGGAAAGCATTACGACGGAATTTGCGCGCTTTGAGCATTTCGTCAAGGTACTGCTGGACGCCTATGTGGTGATCGACGCCCAGGGTCGCGTTGTCAAAGCCAATCAGATGCTCGCGCAGGTCACGGGCCAAAAGCTCCGCCAGCTCCTGAAGGCGGATAGCCTTGATTCCATCATGACATTCTCTTTGGATGGCAAGACCATCGGCTTCAAGGAACTCCTGGAATACGATAGCCCTATTCGGATCGACGAAGTGCGGGGCCATGTCGCCGGCAAGGCGGATGGCGAGACGCTGAACCTGATCCTCGGTATTTATCCCTTCGTGCAGCAGAGCACGGGCCAGAAGCTCGGCTTCTTCCTTTTGCTTCGTGACGTGACGGCAGAAACCAATCTGCAGGATCAATATAAAGACAAGGCGATTCAGTCGATCACCGATCCCCTGACGACCCTTTTCACCCGGGCCTATTTCGAAGAATACCTGACTGGTCAGGTCTCCCGCATGGAAGCCCTGCCCGAGAATGAGCGCTATCATATCTCGGTGGTCATGTGTGACATCGACTTCTTTAAAAAGATCAACGACAAGTACGGCCACCAGGCCGGTGACTATGTCTTGAAAAATGTCTCAAGGATTATGAAGCAGACTTTCCGCAAGACTGATGTCTGCTGCCGTTACGGTGGCGAGGAATTCCTCGTGATCCTGCCCGCAGCGACTTTTGAAAACGCGGCCATTGCTGCGAACAAGCTTCGTCAGGCGGTCCAGGATGAGGTCATGATCTTTGAAGAGCAGCACATACCCGTGACCTTGAGCTGCGGTGTGGCCACGATTCAGATCGGCAAGGAAACCTATTCCGAAGCCATGGCCCGTGCGGATGCTGCGCTTTACGATTCGAAACACCAGGGTCGTAACATGGTGTCGCTGCACGACGGTGCGAAGATCATCAACACCGCACGTACAGCCACCGGGTCCTGA